A region of the Fischerella sp. PCC 9605 genome:
TATCCTGATGAAGACCTAGAGTTTTTCAAAACTTACAAAAAACTCAATTACTTGCCTTTAGAAGTATGGCAAAGATGGTATCAGGGAGAAGGATTTAGAGATAGTGATGCTCAAGAATTAATTGCTGAAACCAAAGGTAAATCTTATGGGCATCTGCGTCAAGCAGGAACCTTTGACTACAAAAAAGCCTTTGCAATTGAGCAATTTCCGAAAATAGCAGTAGACCGAATTACCAGAACCACAAACCTTTATCACACTGGCTTTGTACAATTTCAGTGGGAACAAAATGGTCATGGACTTAAAAGTATATCCGGCTTGTACTTTCTGCTGCAATTATCTCCAGAAGGCGAGAAATTAGCAGATAAATTACAAGCTGCTTTACATCTTTTAGGAGAAGAAGGAATAGGGGGAGAACGTTCTAGCGGTGCAGGACGATTTCAAGTTGAATGGTTAGAATTACCAGAAACTTGGCATAAAGTAGTAAATTTTGCTGCTGAAACTCACCACACCTTAATGAGTTTATTTTGGGAATCACCCTTACCAGATGGCTTCTTAGATAACGCCAGCTATGAAATTCAAGAACGTGGGGGTTGGATAGCTGAAAATCAGCTGCGTCGCCAGATGGTGCGAATGTTCAGCGAAGGTTCTGTTTTTCGATCGGCACCACAGGGAAAACTAGTAGATGTTACACCCCAAGGCTTCAATAAACATCGCATTTACCGTAGTGGTATTAGTTTAAGTTTGCCAATAAAAGTAAAACTCTAGGATAAATAATATCATGGTGGTTTCTATTGAATCTGCACTGAATAAACCGGAAGTTTATGAGTCTAGAAGGATACAGTTGACCAGTCCTCTCTTACACATTGGTTCATCTGTATCTAGATTAAATCCCTTTGAATA
Encoded here:
- the csm4 gene encoding type III-A CRISPR-associated RAMP protein Csm4 translates to MSVWKLVKLNFGRSPAHFGEVGIGIEETSDRVRSDALFSAWVSIYARLFGKNAVEELLQIFPSRERSQLIPPFRISSTFIYREDKERTIYYLPRPLKFPINYPDEDLEFFKTYKKLNYLPLEVWQRWYQGEGFRDSDAQELIAETKGKSYGHLRQAGTFDYKKAFAIEQFPKIAVDRITRTTNLYHTGFVQFQWEQNGHGLKSISGLYFLLQLSPEGEKLADKLQAALHLLGEEGIGGERSSGAGRFQVEWLELPETWHKVVNFAAETHHTLMSLFWESPLPDGFLDNASYEIQERGGWIAENQLRRQMVRMFSEGSVFRSAPQGKLVDVTPQGFNKHRIYRSGISLSLPIKVKL